In Necator americanus strain Aroian chromosome IV, whole genome shotgun sequence, the following proteins share a genomic window:
- a CDS encoding hypothetical protein (NECATOR_CHRIV.G14528.T1), producing the protein MKPSIRRRGAVVRRPYNFRENHCFLLFDRSFREMCRTGTKSEREMIDEIMRRLTGDRRLIADEDQCIAAISQSAKQMTQSMEFETVSSIGRPQFPQML; encoded by the coding sequence ATGAAACCTTCAATCCGCCGTCGTGGCGCTGTTGTCCGACGACCATACAATTTCCGCGAGAACCACTGTTTTCTCCTCTTCGACAGAAGTTTCCGAGAAATGTGCAGAACTGGGACAAAATCAGAACGTGAAATGATCGACGAAATCATGAGACGATTGACGGGCGACCGACGGCTGATCGCTGATGAGGACCAGTGCATCGCAGCCATATCGCAGTCGGCGAAACAAATGACGCAAAGCATGGAATTCGAAACTGTCTCCAGCATAGGACGTCCGCAGTTTCCCCAGATGTTATAA